One Aquisediminimonas profunda genomic region harbors:
- a CDS encoding 2-oxoacid:ferredoxin oxidoreductase subunit beta: MNDMTPVKTSTPKDWETDQEVRWCPGCGDYAILKAVQRTMPEIGATPENTVFVSGIGCSSRFPYYMETYGFHTIHGRAPAVATGVKLANPELDVWIITGDGDALSIGGNHTMHLLRRNLDCQILLFNNEIYGLTKGQYSPTSREGTRSPSTPFGSVDRPARPCAFALGSGARFVARGFDVNKNLPSVLKAAHAHKGAAFVEIFQNCIVYNADVFADFTEKAHADNQLWVEHGQPMLFASGSKGIAMDFERLTLKVVDIADGDWQAAGVIVHDVTNRAVAHMLVEMPFGPFPMALGVLYDDPRPTFETAVMAQNAKASEGKTADLQALISRGQNWTVEPRE; this comes from the coding sequence ATGAACGACATGACCCCCGTCAAGACGAGCACGCCGAAGGATTGGGAGACCGATCAGGAAGTTCGCTGGTGTCCCGGTTGCGGCGACTATGCGATTCTCAAGGCTGTTCAGCGGACCATGCCCGAGATTGGGGCAACGCCGGAGAATACCGTGTTCGTGAGTGGCATCGGCTGCTCCTCGCGTTTTCCCTATTATATGGAAACATATGGTTTCCACACGATCCATGGCCGTGCGCCTGCAGTGGCCACTGGGGTAAAGCTTGCCAATCCAGAACTGGATGTCTGGATCATCACAGGCGACGGGGATGCGCTTTCGATCGGCGGCAACCACACCATGCACTTGCTGCGCCGCAATCTCGATTGCCAGATTCTCCTGTTCAACAATGAGATTTATGGCCTGACCAAGGGGCAGTATTCGCCAACTTCGCGCGAGGGTACGCGGTCTCCATCGACACCGTTCGGATCGGTAGACCGGCCGGCGCGTCCCTGTGCCTTTGCACTCGGGTCCGGGGCCCGGTTCGTTGCGCGCGGCTTTGACGTGAACAAGAACCTTCCTTCCGTGTTGAAAGCCGCTCATGCGCACAAGGGCGCTGCCTTCGTTGAAATTTTCCAGAATTGCATCGTCTACAATGCGGACGTTTTTGCGGACTTCACCGAAAAGGCGCACGCCGACAATCAGCTTTGGGTTGAACACGGGCAGCCGATGCTGTTTGCCAGCGGTTCAAAGGGCATCGCGATGGATTTCGAAAGGCTGACCCTCAAAGTGGTCGATATCGCAGATGGAGATTGGCAGGCTGCCGGTGTTATTGTGCACGACGTCACAAACCGCGCTGTGGCCCATATGCTGGTCGAAATGCCGTTCGGTCCGTTCCCCATGGCCCTGGGTGTGCTGTATGACGACCCCCGCCCGACATTCGAGACTGCTGTCATGGCGCAAAATGCCAAAGCATCAGAAGGAAAGACCGCCGACCTTCAGGCATTGATTTCACGTGGCCAGAACTGGACGGTCGAGCCCCGGGAGTAA
- a CDS encoding DUF2062 domain-containing protein: MSGLIGNFKRKLPTRDWVAKNRWTRPFARHLLRPDLWRLNRRSVPRGVAVGLLIAPIIPVAHTMFAALAAVPTRANLVIAAAVTWLINPFTIPPFYYLAYLVGTALLRLDAMSPMPKVTHSATGQATHWAAWLLAKSGPLALGTLVMSVVFASAGYLVSSFFWRWNIGRKWRARAHRRGLVE, translated from the coding sequence ATGAGTGGCCTGATCGGAAATTTCAAACGCAAGTTGCCGACGCGTGACTGGGTCGCCAAGAACCGCTGGACGCGCCCATTTGCGCGCCATCTTTTGCGGCCGGACCTTTGGCGACTGAACAGGCGTTCCGTGCCCAGAGGCGTTGCAGTGGGGCTACTGATAGCCCCGATTATTCCGGTAGCACACACGATGTTCGCAGCCCTTGCGGCTGTACCAACACGAGCGAACCTCGTGATCGCCGCTGCAGTGACCTGGCTGATCAATCCGTTCACAATTCCGCCCTTTTATTATCTTGCGTATCTCGTCGGGACAGCGTTGCTGCGCCTTGATGCGATGTCTCCAATGCCAAAGGTCACGCACTCGGCGACTGGGCAAGCGACACATTGGGCGGCATGGCTGCTTGCCAAATCGGGACCTTTGGCGTTGGGAACGTTGGTTATGTCGGTTGTGTTTGCCTCGGCGGGCTATCTGGTGTCTTCGTTTTTCTGGCGCTGGAATATAGGCCGCAAGTGGAGAGCGCGCGCTCATCGGCGCGGGTTGGTAGAGTGA
- a CDS encoding lytic transglycosylase domain-containing protein has protein sequence MMNVKHYTRPDRSGPPALSSVATRFVTSMLLAGTALATSAAIAQVPQSATPSFPLVARPADPIANAVSEWRMLSQSGSYSFTSYANFLINHPGFPDSSAIRKNAERVLRADGEPAELVIAFFRRYPPLSATAGLRFAEALSARGLREEAKSAARNAWIGGALAPEDETRFFSAFADSILPSDHDLRMDRLLWDRATTAAARQLALVSPQRRAIFEARLAMLTKAPDAAAKSALVFDGAKNDAGFLADRNWWQRNTGQLIASRELLAAPRALVSPPRDPGKWLDILYVTAKAASNDGQFSLAYNIARQLPETYPVGTIVNERPFSERDTYTDLAWLGGQAAMTQLGRPKDAVALFNLYANAAQSAQTRAKGFYWAGRAAEVAGQQDLAVTYYTSAGAYFDQFHGQLALERLGKPIAPPQTARVVEISAAQREAFEKSPLVQAAKYLGAQGLWQEQTKFVRAIAAKATTDLDSILATELAQKINRPDLAVMIGRNARAAGLGDYLRTAFPQVQVPDDIAGSWTMIHAIARQESQFDRQIVSHAGARGLMQLMPGTARETASVAGLNYDPLALYDTTYNVRLGSTYFGQMMDRYAGSYVLAVAAYNAGPGNVDKWLRTIGDPRSGMDVLTWIERIPLSETRDYVQRVLENAVVYDMLNPRTANIKSPTPLSAYLGKSKPG, from the coding sequence ATGATGAACGTTAAGCATTACACGCGGCCAGATAGGAGTGGACCCCCTGCCCTGTCCAGCGTTGCAACACGATTTGTCACGTCAATGCTGCTCGCAGGCACGGCGCTGGCGACAAGTGCTGCAATTGCACAGGTGCCGCAGTCCGCAACCCCTTCTTTTCCACTCGTTGCACGGCCTGCCGATCCGATCGCCAATGCAGTCTCAGAATGGCGCATGCTCAGCCAGTCGGGCAGCTACTCCTTTACGAGCTACGCCAATTTTCTGATCAACCACCCCGGTTTTCCGGATTCGTCGGCGATCCGCAAGAATGCGGAAAGGGTCTTGAGGGCCGACGGGGAGCCTGCTGAACTCGTCATTGCTTTCTTTCGCCGCTATCCGCCGTTGAGCGCGACCGCGGGCTTGCGCTTTGCCGAGGCTCTCTCGGCCCGCGGCCTGCGCGAGGAAGCAAAATCGGCTGCGCGCAACGCCTGGATAGGTGGTGCCCTTGCGCCTGAAGACGAGACCCGATTCTTCAGCGCATTTGCGGATTCGATCCTGCCATCTGACCATGACCTGCGCATGGACCGCCTGCTCTGGGATCGTGCGACAACTGCGGCAGCGCGGCAACTTGCGCTGGTCAGCCCGCAACGACGCGCCATTTTCGAAGCGCGGCTTGCAATGCTTACAAAAGCACCCGATGCCGCAGCCAAATCTGCTTTGGTCTTTGACGGCGCGAAAAACGATGCGGGTTTCCTTGCCGATCGTAACTGGTGGCAACGCAATACTGGACAGTTGATTGCTTCGCGCGAATTGCTGGCCGCTCCGCGTGCCTTGGTCAGCCCTCCACGCGATCCAGGAAAATGGCTGGATATCCTATACGTCACCGCCAAAGCGGCGAGCAACGATGGGCAATTCAGTCTCGCCTATAATATTGCGCGCCAATTGCCCGAGACCTATCCGGTCGGAACGATCGTCAACGAGCGGCCGTTTTCGGAACGGGACACCTATACTGATCTGGCATGGCTTGGCGGTCAGGCCGCCATGACTCAACTCGGCCGACCAAAAGATGCCGTGGCGTTGTTCAATCTTTATGCAAACGCTGCTCAATCGGCCCAGACGCGTGCAAAGGGATTTTACTGGGCGGGTCGCGCAGCAGAAGTTGCAGGGCAGCAGGATCTGGCAGTTACCTATTACACCAGTGCCGGCGCCTATTTCGACCAATTCCACGGCCAGCTCGCGCTCGAACGCCTTGGAAAGCCGATTGCGCCGCCGCAAACCGCGCGCGTTGTTGAAATTTCGGCGGCGCAGAGGGAAGCCTTTGAAAAATCGCCGCTCGTGCAAGCTGCGAAATATCTCGGCGCGCAAGGTCTTTGGCAGGAACAGACGAAATTTGTTCGCGCGATTGCAGCCAAGGCCACAACCGATCTGGATTCAATCCTTGCCACTGAACTGGCGCAAAAGATCAACCGGCCTGACCTTGCCGTCATGATTGGAAGAAACGCCAGAGCTGCTGGTTTGGGCGATTATCTGCGTACTGCCTTTCCGCAGGTTCAGGTTCCGGACGATATTGCGGGAAGCTGGACAATGATCCACGCGATTGCACGGCAGGAAAGTCAGTTCGATCGACAAATCGTCAGCCACGCAGGTGCGCGTGGCCTCATGCAATTGATGCCGGGCACCGCGCGCGAAACAGCATCGGTGGCCGGTCTGAACTACGATCCGCTGGCATTGTATGACACCACCTACAATGTCCGTCTCGGCTCAACCTATTTCGGCCAGATGATGGATCGATATGCCGGGAGCTATGTTCTGGCGGTTGCTGCCTACAATGCCGGACCTGGCAATGTGGACAAATGGCTGCGTACGATCGGTGACCCGCGTTCTGGGATGGATGTCCTGACCTGGATTGAGCGCATTCCGCTTTCCGAAACACGCGACTACGTCCAGCGTGTGCTCGAAAACGCAGTCGTTTATGACATGCTCAATCCACGAACCGCGAATATCAAGAGCCCGACCCCGCTTTCTGCCTATCTTGGCAAGTCAAAGCCGGGTTGA
- the recA gene encoding recombinase RecA gives MAASLKLIDSERTAGNMDREKALEAALAQIDRAFGKGSAMKLGQREAIEIEAVSTGSLGLDIALGIGGLPKGRVIEIFGPESSGKTTLALHAIAEAQKKGGTAAFIDAEHALDPGYAKKLGVNIDELIVSQPDTGEQALEITDTLVRSNAVDVLVIDSVAALVPRAEIEGEMGDSHVGLQARLMSQALRKITGSISRSNCTVIFINQIRMKIGVMYGSPETTTGGNALKFYASVRLDIRRTGQIKDRDDIVGNTTRVKVVKNKVAPPFKQVEFDIMYGEGISKTGEILDLGVKAGIVEKSGAWFSYDSIRIGQGRENSKMYLKENPEVAERLEKAIRGKIEVVAEEMMTGPEADDDI, from the coding sequence ATGGCAGCGTCTCTGAAATTGATCGATTCCGAACGGACAGCAGGAAATATGGATAGGGAAAAGGCGCTCGAAGCAGCACTCGCACAGATTGATCGTGCTTTTGGAAAGGGTTCGGCAATGAAGCTGGGCCAGCGTGAAGCGATCGAGATCGAGGCGGTTTCGACCGGATCGCTCGGGCTCGACATTGCGCTGGGTATCGGCGGCCTGCCCAAGGGGCGCGTGATTGAGATTTTCGGCCCGGAAAGCTCGGGCAAGACGACCCTGGCGCTTCATGCCATTGCTGAAGCCCAGAAGAAGGGCGGAACGGCAGCGTTCATCGATGCCGAGCATGCACTTGATCCCGGCTATGCCAAGAAGCTTGGTGTCAATATCGATGAACTGATCGTGTCCCAGCCCGATACCGGCGAACAGGCGCTCGAGATTACTGATACGCTTGTTCGTTCCAACGCAGTTGATGTTCTGGTGATCGACTCGGTGGCAGCCCTGGTTCCGCGCGCGGAAATCGAAGGCGAAATGGGTGACAGCCATGTCGGCTTGCAGGCGCGCTTGATGAGCCAGGCGCTTCGCAAGATTACTGGTTCCATCAGCCGTTCGAACTGCACGGTCATCTTCATCAACCAGATCCGCATGAAGATCGGTGTCATGTACGGGTCGCCCGAAACAACGACGGGGGGCAACGCGCTCAAATTTTACGCATCTGTCCGCCTCGATATCCGCCGCACGGGCCAGATCAAGGATAGGGACGATATTGTCGGCAACACGACACGGGTAAAGGTGGTCAAGAACAAGGTGGCTCCGCCGTTCAAGCAGGTCGAGTTCGACATCATGTATGGCGAAGGCATTTCGAAGACGGGCGAAATCCTCGATCTTGGGGTCAAGGCCGGGATTGTCGAGAAGTCCGGCGCCTGGTTTTCCTATGACTCGATCCGGATCGGGCAGGGGCGCGAAAATTCGAAAATGTATCTCAAGGAAAATCCGGAGGTTGCCGAAAGACTTGAAAAGGCCATTCGCGGCAAGATCGAAGTGGTTGCCGAAGAGATGATGACAGGACCCGAAGCGGACGACGACATCTAG
- the dapA gene encoding 4-hydroxy-tetrahydrodipicolinate synthase — MFSGSIPALVTPFRDGLIDEEAFRRFVDWQIASGSSALVPCGTTGESATLSYDEHYRVIELCIEQANGRVPVIAGCGSNDTATAVRHMDFAKRAGATAALVVAPYYNRPNQEGIYAHFAHLADHSDLPIIAYNVPARTVTDIQPATLIRLAEIPSIIGIKDASGNLARVSTHRIGCGTDFCQLSGNDDMAVAFNGAGGVGCISVTANVAPRLCADVQAACQAGDFAQARALDDRLHPLHGALFADASPGPTKYALSRIHDWMTDELRLPMTGPGSAARNAVDEALEVAGLI, encoded by the coding sequence ATGTTTTCGGGCTCAATTCCGGCTCTGGTGACTCCTTTTCGCGACGGGCTGATCGACGAGGAGGCTTTTCGCCGGTTTGTGGACTGGCAAATCGCCAGCGGATCGAGTGCACTCGTTCCCTGCGGGACCACCGGGGAGAGTGCGACCCTGTCGTATGATGAGCATTATCGCGTCATCGAATTGTGCATCGAACAGGCAAACGGGAGAGTGCCTGTCATTGCCGGCTGCGGCTCGAACGACACGGCCACGGCTGTCCGCCACATGGATTTTGCCAAAAGGGCCGGTGCTACTGCAGCCCTGGTGGTTGCCCCTTATTACAACCGGCCAAACCAGGAAGGCATTTACGCGCATTTTGCCCATCTGGCAGACCACAGCGACTTGCCAATTATTGCCTATAATGTTCCTGCGCGGACAGTGACTGACATCCAGCCTGCGACGCTGATCAGGCTGGCCGAGATACCCAGCATTATCGGGATCAAGGATGCCAGCGGGAATCTCGCGCGCGTTTCCACCCATCGTATCGGGTGCGGCACGGACTTCTGCCAATTGTCCGGCAATGACGACATGGCAGTCGCGTTCAATGGCGCCGGCGGGGTCGGCTGTATTTCTGTGACAGCGAATGTTGCTCCGCGGCTTTGCGCCGACGTTCAGGCTGCATGCCAAGCGGGTGATTTTGCGCAAGCCCGGGCGCTTGATGACAGATTGCATCCGTTGCACGGTGCCTTGTTCGCCGATGCTTCGCCCGGACCTACCAAATATGCGCTCAGCCGGATCCATGACTGGATGACCGATGAGCTTCGCTTGCCGATGACTGGCCCCGGATCGGCCGCGCGCAACGCTGTCGACGAGGCTCTGGAGGTTGCTGGATTGATCTGA
- a CDS encoding 2-oxoacid:acceptor oxidoreductase subunit alpha — protein sequence MASAAQKIDDPKNSSPANHPSEAVVVRFAGDSGDGMQLTGGQFTLSSALAGNDFATFPDFPAEIRAPQGTLFGVSAFQINFGSDEIDTAGDAPDVLVAMNPAALKTNVKDLKPGGLIIADSGEFSARNLGKAEYESNPLEDGSLANWQLIHFNISQLTMDAVKPFGLGNKEALRCKNMWTLGLALWMFDRDRKPIVDWLNSKFAKNKVLADANIAALNAGHAYGETAEIGQAGAAPIAQRHIAAAHVAPGLYRTITGAEAVAFGLIAGCQLAGVKMFFGGYPITPASAILHYLSNLKHFGVTTFQAEDEIAAIASAIGASYAGQLGVTSSSGPGIALKGEAMGLAAMTELPLVIINSQRGGPSTGLPTKTEQSDLYQAVYGRNGDTPMPVIAARSPADVFECAIEAVRIATQFMTPVMLLTDGYIANAAEPWRVPDTSTFKPFPVAFLDSVPEGGFKPYGRDAKLARPWVKPGTPGLLHRIGGIEKEVDTGHINYSPANHQAMTDIRKNKIDGIAAHIPEQDVIVGEDHGKLAIVGWGSTYGPIHQAVRNARAKGHDVAHIHVRHIWPLPSNLGQLLKRYDKVLVPEMNTGQFKTVLRDQFLVDAKPLNKVSGQPFRIAEIEAAIEGELA from the coding sequence ATGGCTTCCGCCGCGCAAAAGATTGACGATCCAAAGAATTCCAGCCCAGCAAATCATCCTTCCGAAGCAGTCGTGGTTCGTTTCGCCGGAGATTCCGGTGACGGGATGCAATTGACGGGCGGACAATTCACCCTTTCATCGGCGCTTGCAGGCAATGATTTTGCGACGTTTCCTGATTTTCCCGCAGAAATCCGGGCTCCTCAGGGGACGTTGTTCGGAGTGTCAGCATTCCAGATCAACTTCGGTTCCGACGAAATCGACACCGCAGGCGATGCTCCAGATGTGCTTGTTGCGATGAACCCGGCGGCGCTCAAGACCAATGTGAAGGACCTGAAACCTGGCGGGCTGATCATTGCGGACAGCGGGGAGTTTTCTGCCCGCAACCTTGGCAAGGCCGAATATGAGTCGAATCCGCTTGAGGACGGCAGCCTTGCGAACTGGCAGCTGATTCATTTCAACATCTCTCAGCTGACGATGGACGCGGTCAAACCGTTTGGGCTGGGCAACAAGGAAGCCCTGCGTTGCAAGAACATGTGGACGCTGGGTCTCGCACTCTGGATGTTCGATCGGGACCGCAAGCCCATTGTCGATTGGCTCAATAGCAAGTTTGCAAAGAACAAGGTTTTGGCTGATGCTAATATTGCAGCCCTGAATGCCGGCCATGCCTATGGTGAGACGGCTGAAATAGGTCAGGCTGGTGCCGCGCCGATTGCGCAGCGTCATATTGCAGCTGCCCATGTTGCGCCTGGCCTTTACCGCACAATCACGGGCGCAGAGGCTGTTGCATTTGGCCTCATTGCGGGATGCCAGCTTGCGGGTGTGAAGATGTTCTTCGGCGGCTATCCGATTACGCCCGCCTCAGCGATCCTCCACTATCTCTCAAACCTCAAGCATTTCGGCGTGACGACATTCCAGGCGGAAGACGAGATTGCCGCGATCGCTTCAGCTATTGGCGCGTCCTATGCCGGGCAATTGGGAGTTACATCTTCTTCGGGGCCAGGCATAGCCTTGAAGGGTGAGGCCATGGGGCTTGCAGCGATGACCGAGCTTCCCCTTGTCATCATCAATTCGCAGCGGGGCGGACCTTCGACAGGCCTGCCGACCAAGACAGAACAATCGGACCTCTATCAGGCGGTATATGGCCGCAATGGTGACACACCGATGCCGGTGATTGCAGCACGATCGCCTGCCGATGTGTTCGAATGTGCCATTGAGGCAGTCAGGATCGCGACGCAATTCATGACGCCGGTCATGCTGTTGACGGACGGCTATATCGCCAACGCTGCGGAACCCTGGAGAGTGCCCGACACGTCAACCTTCAAGCCGTTCCCGGTTGCTTTCCTCGATTCCGTTCCCGAAGGCGGATTCAAGCCCTATGGTCGCGATGCCAAGCTCGCGCGGCCCTGGGTGAAGCCCGGCACGCCCGGCTTGCTGCACCGGATTGGCGGGATCGAAAAGGAAGTCGATACAGGCCATATCAACTATTCCCCCGCCAACCATCAGGCGATGACCGACATTCGCAAGAACAAGATCGACGGAATTGCGGCGCATATTCCCGAACAGGACGTGATCGTCGGTGAGGATCATGGAAAGCTTGCGATCGTCGGCTGGGGTTCAACCTATGGTCCGATCCATCAGGCCGTCAGGAATGCCCGCGCAAAGGGCCATGACGTGGCGCATATCCATGTTCGCCACATCTGGCCGCTGCCATCGAACCTTGGCCAACTGCTGAAGCGCTATGACAAGGTGCTCGTTCCCGAAATGAATACCGGCCAGTTCAAGACCGTGCTTCGCGACCAGTTCCTGGTCGATGCCAAACCACTCAACAAGGTGAGCGGACAACCATTCCGGATTGCCGAAATCGAAGCCGCGATTGAGGGAGAACTCGCATGA
- the smpB gene encoding SsrA-binding protein SmpB, giving the protein MARPRPSSEKIKVVAENRRARFDYAIDQTYEAGIALTGTEVKALRFGEGSIAESYAEVKGNEIWLVNSNIPEFSHGNRFNHEPKRPRKLLLHEREINKMHGAVARQGMTLVPLCIYFNARGRAKVELAIAKGRKAHDKREHIKEQDWKREAARLLKDRG; this is encoded by the coding sequence ATGGCACGTCCCCGCCCCAGCAGTGAAAAGATCAAGGTCGTCGCCGAAAACCGGCGCGCGCGGTTCGACTATGCCATCGACCAGACCTATGAAGCCGGGATTGCGCTCACCGGAACAGAGGTCAAGGCGTTGCGCTTTGGCGAGGGCTCTATTGCCGAGAGCTATGCCGAAGTGAAAGGCAATGAAATCTGGCTGGTCAATTCGAACATTCCCGAATTCAGCCATGGCAATCGCTTCAATCATGAACCGAAGCGACCGCGCAAGTTGCTGCTTCATGAGCGGGAGATCAACAAGATGCATGGTGCTGTAGCGCGACAGGGAATGACTTTGGTGCCGCTTTGCATCTATTTTAACGCGAGGGGACGGGCGAAGGTCGAACTGGCTATTGCCAAGGGGCGCAAGGCACATGACAAGCGCGAACATATCAAGGAACAGGATTGGAAGCGCGAAGCGGCCCGACTCCTGAAGGATCGTGGATGA
- a CDS encoding PAS domain-containing sensor histidine kinase: MASSSPPAERPPVQQTALLSRVSDRTLLIAVLFAAVGSASLVFWGSGDGLMASGFAATTLVLAALLQVFRTIYPPVANTQVDFDWALVREAADNGDVAVAVTDRVGRLVCANALHESWFSGPTAPPALGLSDEDTAALTQAGRVAWRDGRCMLRGLRRDLMTFDAEVLRGGRSEDHLIWRFNAANAIDLAAEAKRLIEGPAGIRIGEAGMMAVLIGPEGRVRSASRSFMLRASGKPDGSVEGRDFVTLLETDSNGAIRFVKDGPAGTPLRLLQIPIEADNPDSPTLIILLDEDGEGHAVGQGGGIAHIQSLLGILPLGLALADRDGRFLFLNDAFCRAVGLPPNSKPIYPGDLVVREDKAAVADSVRRFASGQAMTGDIAVRLRDQPEEPVALTIAGARGLGDAAVLLSIKDNSEESKLKKQVAQATKMQAVGQLAGGVAHDFNNILTGILGHCDLMLMRHTPGDSDYDDIQQIRSNANRAAGLTRQLLAFSRQQTLRPQILQLPDIVSEISNLLKRLLGETVTLNVKHGRNLGAVRADPGQLEQVIVNLAVNARDAMPRGGTLTIQTYAVSTADVRKLGSDILPIADYTALSVSDTGTGIAPELLPKVFEPFFTTKEVGKGTGLGLSTVYGIVKQSGGFIFADSKPGEGTSFVIYLPVHRVESQPTPALVKVKEKPSETWGTGTILLVEDEDMVRAVAERALSRNGYTVVTAANGEEALEIMNARDDIDLLVSDVVMPVMDGPTLVRHARESRPKLPILFMSGYAEEQLRKTIDLDNIAFLPKPFSVHQLAEAVRDVMMANASRAG; this comes from the coding sequence ATGGCGAGTTCCTCCCCTCCAGCAGAGCGACCGCCTGTCCAGCAGACAGCGCTTCTTTCCAGGGTCAGTGATCGAACCCTGCTGATTGCGGTGCTGTTTGCTGCTGTCGGCTCGGCCTCGCTTGTCTTCTGGGGATCCGGCGACGGCCTTATGGCCTCCGGCTTCGCCGCGACGACGCTGGTGCTTGCGGCGCTTTTGCAGGTATTCCGCACGATTTATCCTCCGGTGGCAAATACGCAGGTCGATTTTGACTGGGCTCTGGTGCGCGAAGCTGCGGACAATGGGGATGTGGCAGTGGCCGTAACGGACCGGGTTGGCCGCCTCGTTTGCGCAAATGCCCTGCACGAAAGCTGGTTCAGCGGTCCGACCGCGCCACCTGCACTTGGGTTGAGCGACGAAGATACCGCGGCGCTTACCCAGGCCGGTCGTGTCGCCTGGCGGGATGGGCGCTGCATGCTGAGAGGCCTTCGCCGCGATCTCATGACATTTGACGCTGAAGTGCTGCGTGGCGGGCGCAGCGAAGATCATCTGATCTGGCGGTTCAATGCGGCCAATGCAATTGACTTGGCTGCCGAAGCGAAGCGCCTGATCGAAGGTCCGGCCGGTATTCGCATTGGCGAGGCCGGCATGATGGCGGTGTTGATCGGTCCGGAAGGTCGCGTTCGCAGTGCAAGTCGCAGTTTCATGCTGCGTGCCAGCGGCAAGCCGGATGGCAGTGTGGAGGGCAGGGATTTCGTCACTCTGCTCGAGACCGATTCAAATGGTGCGATCCGGTTTGTGAAGGATGGTCCGGCAGGCACGCCGCTGCGGTTGCTTCAGATTCCGATTGAAGCGGATAATCCCGATTCTCCGACGCTCATCATCCTTCTGGATGAAGATGGCGAAGGCCATGCCGTTGGTCAGGGCGGCGGGATCGCTCACATCCAGTCACTGTTGGGCATATTGCCATTGGGCTTGGCACTGGCAGATCGTGACGGGCGTTTCCTCTTCCTGAATGATGCGTTCTGCCGCGCCGTCGGCCTGCCGCCCAATTCCAAGCCTATTTACCCCGGCGATCTCGTTGTTCGTGAAGACAAGGCTGCAGTTGCTGATTCCGTGCGGCGCTTCGCGTCCGGCCAGGCCATGACGGGGGACATCGCGGTGCGCTTGCGCGATCAGCCCGAAGAGCCTGTTGCCCTCACGATCGCCGGCGCGCGTGGGCTTGGAGATGCGGCAGTCCTTCTGTCGATCAAGGACAACAGCGAGGAATCGAAGCTCAAGAAGCAAGTGGCGCAGGCAACGAAAATGCAGGCTGTGGGCCAGCTTGCCGGAGGCGTCGCGCATGACTTCAACAATATCCTGACTGGTATTCTAGGACACTGCGACCTTATGCTCATGCGCCATACGCCCGGTGACAGTGACTATGATGATATTCAGCAAATCCGCAGCAATGCCAATCGGGCAGCAGGCCTGACACGCCAACTCCTTGCCTTTTCCCGGCAGCAGACTTTGCGTCCGCAGATCCTCCAGTTGCCCGACATTGTCTCGGAGATTTCCAACCTCCTGAAGCGGCTGCTGGGCGAGACAGTCACGCTGAACGTCAAGCATGGCCGCAATCTGGGTGCCGTTCGCGCTGACCCCGGCCAGCTTGAACAAGTGATCGTCAACCTCGCAGTCAATGCGCGCGACGCAATGCCGCGCGGCGGCACACTGACGATCCAGACCTATGCGGTATCCACAGCGGACGTTCGCAAGCTTGGCAGCGATATCCTGCCGATTGCCGACTATACGGCACTGAGCGTTTCAGACACGGGAACTGGCATTGCGCCCGAATTGCTGCCCAAGGTGTTCGAGCCGTTTTTCACGACCAAGGAAGTGGGCAAGGGGACCGGTCTTGGCCTGTCGACAGTCTATGGGATCGTGAAACAATCCGGCGGCTTCATTTTCGCCGATTCCAAGCCGGGGGAAGGGACAAGCTTTGTCATCTATCTGCCCGTTCACCGGGTTGAGTCACAACCGACCCCTGCGCTGGTCAAGGTGAAGGAAAAGCCATCGGAAACCTGGGGAACGGGAACGATCCTGCTGGTCGAGGATGAGGATATGGTGCGGGCCGTTGCCGAACGGGCGCTGTCGCGGAACGGCTATACGGTCGTGACGGCTGCAAATGGTGAGGAAGCGCTTGAGATCATGAATGCTCGGGATGACATCGACCTACTCGTTTCCGACGTCGTGATGCCTGTGATGGACGGACCGACGCTTGTTCGCCATGCGCGCGAATCCCGGCCCAAGCTGCCGATCCTGTTTATGTCGGGCTATGCCGAAGAACAGCTTCGCAAGACAATTGACCTCGACAATATTGCCTTCCTGCCCAAGCCGTTTTCTGTCCATCAACTGGCAGAAGCCGTGCGCGACGTGATGATGGCCAACGCCAGTCGGGCAGGCTGA